CAACGGATTTAGCATATCAATTTAAAAGAGCAGCCAATACCAAAAGAACCACCAAAACTCAGTATATTTCAGATGAAAAtgaatcaaaatattaaaataaatTCTAAGAAGTGATATCGTTCTATCAATATCTTTTTACCCAAGCATTGCGCAATATGAAAGGTAAAAGAATAAGACACATCCatcagagttttttttttgagaaaaatggGGATACGGGAGCGTTAGATTGAGACCATTAGCAAAAGTGGCAAGAAACGAAGTACAATAAACAAGTTAAGACAGAGCCACCTACTAAGCTAGCTTGAACTAACAGGAATTGTTCAGCTGCAACCAACAACTTTTGTTCTGCAACAATGGAACAGAGGCCATACAACCATTATTCCAAAATCCCATGGGGAAAATGACTAAGACACGGCAGACAAAAGGACTAAAAATGACCACAAAACGCGAAGCTGCTGTTAATCTGTTTACCCCAAGCATCCACCCTTGAGATTTGTTGAATACTTCACTCGCCACCATCCTCGGTCTCCTCGCCCCTTCTTGCAACACTTCCTGCCACTCCTCTTTCTGCAAAGGATCTTACATCAAAACACACAATAGAAAGTTCAACCTTGATGCCATAAACAATAAGTGGAAGTCTGATTATGAAACATACGATTGATAATCACTAAAGCACCATGGAAATGACAGTTCCGTGGACCCATACCAGTGGACAATGAGATAATGCAGTACAATGTCTCCATACTCAAATGTACTTATAAATAACTCTTGCTCCAAAAACACTCAACTAGATATGTTATCTCCAGGAAGAAATCACATCTACAAACAAGCATTGGTACAGTTACCTGGAGCTACGTTCAGATAATTGGACAATGCAGAAGGGTCGGCTGAGCTGAAATATCCTTCGAGGGTAAATGGTGCCAGATCGACTAATATCTTCTTTTTCAGGTCAACAGTGATcatccatttctttttcttgcaatATTTTGATTCACACTTGTCAGACTTTGATTCGCACAACATGTGAACAACATCATCAGAATGACAGGTCAAGCTCAGGACGGGGTAAGATGCTATTAGGTTCTCCAGTGTCAATTCTCCGGCACTGTTGTCCTTCAGCTCAGGCAACATCATAGAATGTCTTACATAGTCAACCGAGATTTCCTTATCATAAACCACGCACCCCTTGCGCCAATGGTCCCAAGAAGTCATTCTGTACCATACTATGGCCCTCCAACCAATTACTTTGGGCTTCTCCAAGCAGTCTGACTCATAGAGTTTATCCATGTCATCATATGACTTTTCATCATCTGGTCTTTCATGTTTCTCTATCTCGATAAGCTTGATCAAGCCATTGCTGCAGGCTACACTCCGAATCGACCAAGGGGATGTTTTTGCAGCCTCCCTGTGGCCAGGCATCAGCATAGGAAACGTGATGTACCTCAACACGGGGTTTTCGTCGAGCACGTTGCAGACCAGAATCCCCCTCCAGAGATCAACCCATCCCAGCGTGCCTCCTCCGAGCTGAATCACCTTGGAAGTTCTAATAATGGTCGACACTTTAGCTCTGACGTCAGAAGATATATCCGCAAACGCCACCTTAGTGCTCCAGGTCCAGGTCATGGAGGAGAACAGATGGAGGTCATAGACCCAGCGATCCATCGTGAAGGAGGGAGTGGCGAGGACGAAATggtcgccgtcgtcgcggGGCAGGAGGCCGACATCCGAGCATGTGAGGACGTGCGGATAGGGACCTGGGAGCAGGCGGAGCGACGGGCGCCCCGGGCCCGCCTTGTAGACGAAGTACTCGTCGAGCCCCTCCCGGGCGTGGGGGGCGGATTTGAAGGagatggagaggaggaggaagtcCTTCTCCGAGCAGACGACGCTGGGCCTGCCGGAGAAGTCGGACTCCTTGAGGCCGGGGCAGTGGACGCACACGTAGGAGACGCCGAGCGGGTCGGTGACGCAGATGGTGACATGGACGGTGTGGCCGGTGCTCGAGGAGGCCTCGGCGGTGCTGGCGTTGGTCCGGTCGGCGACGTACCCCAGCGGCTCGAGGAGGATCCAGGCGGGggaaggggcggcggcggaggggcaCGGGAGCGGCGGGGGTCGGCAGgacgaggagaagatcttgcggATGGACTCTGTACTGGCCGTGTCGTACATCGCGCTCGGCGAGGCGGCCGCTCGCTCGACTGGCCGGGATTCGGGGCTCGCGAATTGGGCGCCCTACTGGCTACTGCAGAGCGAGGTCGAGGAGAAGggtttcagagttcagaccCAAGGGATCTGCCCATCTGGATAGCTTTgatttgttttggttttgcCACCCCACGTACCTTGTGCCGTTAATTATGGTTCGCGATTGCGTCGTTCCATTCGATGATTTGGTCCAGGTTTTGGATCGTGGGTTTGAAACCGCTACCGGAATTGTGTAACGGCGGCGAGGTTTGCGGTGGCCGGCGCATGAAATTTGGGTTTGGGGAACCGCCGGATTATTTTTCTACGGAGTTGCATGCGGAGATTTGTTGGTCTTCATAGATTGggcttccttcttctttcccttcttGGCCCATTTGTCTTTTTCCATAGCGAATGTCGCCGCGTGCGGCCAGTCTTTTCGGGCCCAGCCCatcaaatgcaaaagaaatgtttaccTTGGGTCTTTCCCGACAGAAATGCAGTTTCCTACGTGAAAAATGTATCTTTCGATAAGCACATAGACGTACGAAACACTCGTTGCTAAGACGCTTAGATCTGACGAAGGCGTGTACTGCTTTACTAAGAAGTTAATCAAAGTTACAACTCCAGAAAAGAAACCTTCCACGCTTGTATAAATAGCCATCATCTCACCTGCACTATCAATTCCCACAACCACACACGTCAATAAACTTGGCTGGCTAGCCTTATTAGCTAGCTTGCTCAACTATACcctatctagctagctagcacataCTTGTGCACCATGAGGTCACTCGCTgccatcctcttcttcctcctcctcgtcgacgTCCATGTCGGCACGGTGTCCGCGCTGGGGTTCGAGAAGCCGCCGGTGACCGACATCGTCATGCCGGCGGACCCCCGCGGGCCGTTGCTGGCGCGGTTCGCGCTGCTGGTGCACGGCATGCATCGGAACGCCAGGCTGAAGTACGTTGGCGTGTCCAGCGGCGAGCAGCATCCGGAAAAGGGCGGCATCAAGTACCAGATGGTGATCACTGCCACGGACGCAAGCGGTGGCACCGGTAAGTATCGGGCCGTCGTTTGGGGCGTCCCGGAGACATCACAGTGGATGCTTCTGGAGTTCAAGCGCGTGGTAAACTGATCGGCCGCGCGCGCGTGGGACGGGCGTATGTATGCACGGTGTGTGTGATCAGGTATTCAGGTGTCTTTGCATGCGTGCACTATGTACACGTACAAAGACTTGTACACCCGAGTATCTAACTAGTACATCTTCCAGAGAGAATATGGGTGTACTGAAGCAAACTTCAGAGAATAAATGTCCACAAGAAGATTGgtggttaattaattaggtGTGGCTATATCTAACTTTCCtgatttttaaacaaaagtcTTAAATCTAGGTTGACGAATCAGAACCGCTGGATTAGTATCTAGATCTCATTTTGTCCTTCTTTTTTCATCATCATTTCtaatcttaaagcacaaatcATATCAAACGGCTAAGAATTCAACTTATCTAACTAAAAGTCACGCAaattagatatagcaaaaccttAATTTATATGTATGTGTTTTTTAATGTTTCAATGTTATCGGTTTGTTGACTGAATTGTTAAATCGTCATATAAAGAATTAATTCTGAAGAGCGTGGACTTATAAGCCTAGAAATATACGCTTAGTACATCTGCAGAAACTGACTCTTATTTAGAAATAACCGATGTGGGGGCAGAGTGAGATAAGATGACCTCCTTAAACTGTATATCGTCATATTTATTGCTAAAAAGAGCATTTAGAGTCGGTTTAAAAACATAAGTCATCATATATGTGATTTCATCATCGACTTTAGGTGACCTATGGTGACTCTACGAAAGCCCTTTGCAATTAACCATCGACCCAAATTAAATCAGGGTGTATGGCGTGCGCTTTGGCCCGAGTTAATCCCCTAACAGCCGGCTAACCGGACGTTGCGAACGTGCTAGGGCCGTTATACGCAGGGGTagaggcagaaaaaaaaattaggaggGCCAAAATAAAAGGGATGGTTTAATAGAGGAGGGGGGAGGCAAATTAATGGTAAAAGTATGAAGCTTATGTGATGAAATCGCAAAGGTTATGCAGTAATTTAAGTAGAAATTCCAATTCTTAAGATGGCTGGCCTGGTCCCCGCATCTGCCGCTGGTTATACGAGCTAGGGTGACACGCCAAGTAGGACCTTTCAACTTGGTACTGTAGCTAGTGGCCGAAGCCCTGGCACTGTCCACGAGCCTCGACTAAAGAAGAGTTCATCCTACCGCTAagtccttttttttagcaagAGAGTACCATAGTACTAGGAAGACTGGAAGCATTGCTACGATTTACAAAAGAGATCGAGAAGCAAAAAAGTTAAGTTATGAATTCCAATCTGTACACGCAAAACTAATTAGCTAAGCTCCAAAAAGATCACGCATGATCTTCATGGAAGACCACGATCACGGTTTGTTTTAGGCAACTAGCATTGCACGCATACATGCTTCTGTACTACGCGGTACGTACTTGATCACGTACGCAGATCACTAACGTGCCAGCTGGGTTTGTTTGTCCTCGAGTGGGAGCTAGTTCATCAGCAGTAGGATCGAGTAGCGATCGCCAAACAATATTGGTTGAATCGACTTTCTCTCGTATTAATAGTTTGAATGGCATTTCCATTTTTTCGAAAATGGCATTTCCTGAGAAGTGATGCTCGATCGTGATCGATGTTTACCCACCAAAGTCTCGTGTTTCTGTACCCATCTAGAATCTCATTTTCTCCTATAAATACTCCGAGCTGCCGTCTTCTCCGATCGCGCGCGTAGGCACGTGTACGACATCGAGATCGCCATTACGAATAGTGGACTAGGTAGTTGGACCTCGTACGATAAAGCAGTATtccatccgtccaacaaaaaatgcttaagtttttcaaaattttagatgtatttaaacatgatttagtgtataaatgcattcaaatttagtcaaagttgtgacattttttgttctctGTTAAACGAAAGGAGTACTAATTTGGTCATCACCGATCTGCACTCGATGGATCATCATGGGCTCTCAAAGACTCCACCCTACAAAGCCAAGAGAAAAACCAAAATGTATAGAAAATACTTCTCTCGAACCAAGTTCCAACGCACAGATATCACCTCCGGGAATTCGATCATACGGAGTTCTATCTACCGTCCGCGGCCTCGATCGCGAGGACAGATCAACTTGGAAAAACCATGCAAACTGTACTACTCAGCGTCGTGTGTAAGCCATGGgctagcagctagctagctttagATATCGACATATAAGCCATACCCTCGCAGGCTCGCACCACGCGGGTGGAGTCATTTGCGTTCAACTTGCATACACATGCACGCCCACGGACTATATTAccttagagcatcttcaatgGCATGTCctaaattttgttttcaaatgtCCTATTTTTGTCTGTTTGGGAGAGCAAACGGAGATGTATCCGTCCTGTGTCCGGCCAGATCACCCAACGGTATCCCCAAAAATCTTCTCGtaaatattattttctttttttttctttttctttttccttttgccaCCTGTGGCTGCAAATCCATCTTCCCCTCTATCCTTCCAGAATATactttttaaataatacgatttttttaatcatttttaaaaataatacgcgtttttaaaaatttcaaaaataatgcggcctcggcctgggcgaggccgattgggcccagtcggcctggcagaagccgattaggcccagtcggcctcggccaggccgactgcaggccgGCACTTTTCGGGCTGCCCGACTGGCGCCCcagtcggcttgggccaggtcGGCTTCGCCTGGGCCGACTGGAGCCGACCGCGGGCGGGCCCTCccttctttccctttttccctttattccttcccttcttcctccccaggCCGAGCCTGAGCAgcccagcgccagcgcccagcTCGCCCTTTCCTTCTGTTCTTGctgttctcttcttccttctcaaAAATGCCCCCAATTTCTAGCCAAAATTAGTGACTTTTGTTTccgtttaacccacaaaactgcatccccttgctatttagcacccaatgacaccttgatctactgttttcGTAGACCATGTAGAGCTAATTTCGTGTTGCTAAGTtggggcaatggtggtggtttggaggagtttggaggtggcggtggtgctcatccggtgactgtgaggctgctcgaggttggggttcacacgcttcaagagtaaatcctaatctctcacgtatttatcctataatgtatatgtttatgaggatacgtgtgtatgtatatatagaagtatgttttagtgtttggtagtgctcattattttggacaacggttaatgtcgtattgcttagtatttgatgcgtctaaatattatggccggtagtattatgttttgatagatgagatttttttttatgtcgtactgtttagtatttgacaccTATTAATACTTTAAatctgtcgtactgcttagtatttgacgcgtccaAATAgtatggccggtagtaatatgttttgattaggctagattttatttatgccgtactgcttagtatttgacgcgtcataatatttttaatatgccgtactgcttagtatttgacgcgtcataatattttttatatgtcgtactgcttagtatttgacgcgtcataatatttttaatatgccgtactgcttagtatttgacgcgtcataa
This is a stretch of genomic DNA from Brachypodium distachyon strain Bd21 chromosome 1, Brachypodium_distachyon_v3.0, whole genome shotgun sequence. It encodes these proteins:
- the LOC100834379 gene encoding uncharacterized protein LOC100834379 isoform X4; translation: MYDTASTESIRKIFSSSCRPPPLPCPSAAAPSPAWILLEPLGYVADRTNASTAEASSSTGHTVHVTICVTDPLGVSYVCVHCPGLKESDFSGRPSVVCSEKDFLLLSISFKSAPHAREGLDEYFVYKAGPGRPSLRLLPGPYPHVLTCSDVGLLPRDDGDHFVLATPSFTMDRWVYDLHLFSSMTWTWSTKVAFADISSDVRAKVSTIIRTSKVIQLGGGTLGWVDLWRGILVCNVLDENPVLRYITFPMLMPGHREAAKTSPWSIRSVACSNGLIKLIEIEKHERPDDEKSYDDMDKLYESDCLEKPKVIGWRAIVWYRMTSWDHWRKGCVVYDKEISVDYVRHSMMLPELKDNSAGELTLENLIASYPVLSLTCHSDDVVHMLCESKSDKCESKYCKKKKWMITVDLKKKILVDLAPFTLEGYFSSADPSALSNYLNVAPERGVAGSVARRGEETEDGGE
- the LOC100834379 gene encoding uncharacterized protein LOC100834379 isoform X3, which codes for MYDTASTESIRKIFSSSCRPPPLPCPSAAAPSPAWILLEPLGYVADRTNASTAEASSSTGHTVHVTICVTDPLGVSYVCVHCPGLKESDFSGRPSVVCSEKDFLLLSISFKSAPHAREGLDEYFVYKAGPGRPSLRLLPGPYPHVLTCSDVGLLPRDDGDHFVLATPSFTMDRWVYDLHLFSSMTWTWSTKVAFADISSDVRAKVSTIIRTSKVIQLGGGTLGWVDLWRGILVCNVLDENPVLRYITFPMLMPGHREAAKTSPWSIRSVACSNGLIKLIEIEKHERPDDEKSYDDMDKLYESDCLEKPKVIGWRAIVWYRMTSWDHWRKGCVVYDKEISVDYVRHSMMLPELKDNSAGELTLENLIASYPVLSLTCHSDDVVHMLCESKSDKCESKYCKKKKWMITVDLKKKILVDLAPFTLEGYFSSADPSALSNYLNVAPDPLQKEEWQEVLQEGARRPRMVASEVFNKSQGWMLGVL
- the LOC100834379 gene encoding uncharacterized protein LOC100834379 isoform X2 — protein: MYDTASTESIRKIFSSSCRPPPLPCPSAAAPSPAWILLEPLGYVADRTNASTAEASSSTGHTVHVTICVTDPLGVSYVCVHCPGLKESDFSGRPSVVCSEKDFLLLSISFKSAPHAREGLDEYFVYKAGPGRPSLRLLPGPYPHVLTCSDVGLLPRDDGDHFVLATPSFTMDRWVYDLHLFSSMTWTWSTKVAFADISSDVRAKVSTIIRTSKVIQLGGGTLGWVDLWRGILVCNVLDENPVLRYITFPMLMPGHREAAKTSPWSIRSVACSNGLIKLIEIEKHERPDDEKSYDDMDKLYESDCLEKPKVIGWRAIVWYRMTSWDHWRKGCVVYDKEISVDYVRHSMMLPELKDNSAGELTLENLIASYPVLSLTCHSDDVVHMLCESKSDKCESKYCKKKKWMITVDLKKKILVDLAPFTLEGYFSSADPSALSNYLNVAPDPLQKEEWQEVLQEGARRPRMVASEVFNKSQGWMLGNKSCWLQLNNSC
- the LOC100834379 gene encoding uncharacterized protein LOC100834379 isoform X1, coding for MYDTASTESIRKIFSSSCRPPPLPCPSAAAPSPAWILLEPLGYVADRTNASTAEASSSTGHTVHVTICVTDPLGVSYVCVHCPGLKESDFSGRPSVVCSEKDFLLLSISFKSAPHAREGLDEYFVYKAGPGRPSLRLLPGPYPHVLTCSDVGLLPRDDGDHFVLATPSFTMDRWVYDLHLFSSMTWTWSTKVAFADISSDVRAKVSTIIRTSKVIQLGGGTLGWVDLWRGILVCNVLDENPVLRYITFPMLMPGHREAAKTSPWSIRSVACSNGLIKLIEIEKHERPDDEKSYDDMDKLYESDCLEKPKVIGWRAIVWYRMTSWDHWRKGCVVYDKEISVDYVRHSMMLPELKDNSAGELTLENLIASYPVLSLTCHSDDVVHMLCESKSDKCESKYCKKKKWMITVDLKKKILVDLAPFTLEGYFSSADPSALSNYLNVAPDPLQKEEWQEVLQEGARRPRMVASEVFNKSQGWMLGVNRLTAASRFVVIFSPFVCRVLVIFPMGFWNNGCMASVPLLQNKSCWLQLNNSC